In Bacillus thermozeamaize, the genomic window AGCCAGCCGGCCGCCAAGTAAGGAAAAACAGCCCACAAATATTCCAGCTTCCTGCCTTCGACTGACCCGGTCAACCAGAACAGCACCTCCTCCGCCGCTTTTTCGTTGACAGCCAGGAGTCCTTGGGTCAACGAAGCGAGGAGGGCTGCCAGCGCCGCGCCTGCCAATGTGAGTTTTATCGGCGTCAGGCCTTCCCGTCCCACAGAGCCGAGGAAGAAGACGAGCACTGCGGCTGTTCCGGCGCCGAGAAAGGCAATCCAGACGAAGGAGCCGATGGAAGAAATGGAAAAAAAGGTAGCGGCAGCCACGATGAAGAAAGCGGCGCCTGCATTGATTCCGAGAATGCCCGGGGAAGCGAGAGGATTTCTCGTCAACGCCTGCATGATCGCCCCGGCCATGGCGAGGCTGGCGCCCACGGCGGCGGCGATGAGCGCACGGGGCACTCTCGCTGTCTGAATGATCACATGTTCATTGGAGCCGTTATATCGGGTAAAGGCTTCCAGCGCCGTTTTCCAACTGATATCTGTCAAACCGAAGAGAATACTGGACAGGATAAAAACCACGAGCAACGCGATACAGCAGATGAATCCAAAGAGCTTGGATGACACGGTTTGCAACATGTATGCCGCTTGATCTCCTCTCCAACATACTTGCTCTTCAGCATCCAGTCTAATAGCAGATGAGAATGATTGTCAATGATTTTGAGAATCATTTTCGCTCGTGAATGGGTACACTTGACATCCGGCAGGCAACGATTTATGATATTTCATTGTGAATGATAATCATTTTCAATTATAGGTGAATCAGGAGGGATTTTTTGATGAATTTTCTCGCGCTTCATCGTCATAAGGGGCGAATGCTGACGGCACTTGTTGCCACCCTTTTCCTTATGTCTTTTGTCTTGATCGGATGTGGAAACAGCGGCAGCGGGGGGGCCGGGACAGAACAGCAAAAAACCCAAGACGGCTCAGCCGACGCCACATCCTCAGAAGGACAAGAAACGCGCCTGATTAAACACGCGATGGGAGAGACGCCTGTCCCTGCCAACCCGAAAAGAGTGGTGGTGCTGACGAACGAAGGGACAGAAGCGTTGCTGGCCCTTGGGATTAAACCGGTGGGAGCGGTTCAATCGTGGACGGGAAACCCTTGGTATGAACATATCAAAGAGCAAATGGAGGGGGTCACCCCGGTCGGCCTCGAAAGCCAGGTCAACCTGGAAGCGATTGCTGCGCTTGAGCCGGATTTAATCATCGGCAATAAAATGCGCCAGGAAAAAATCTATCCGCAATTGTCCGCGATTGCCCCGACCGTGTTTTCAGACACGCTGCGCGGGGAATGGCAAACCAACTTTAAGCTGTATGCCGAAGCGGTGAATAAAGTACAGGAAGGGGAAAAAGTGCTGGCTGATTTCGAACGGCGGATCACCGAGTTCCGGGAAAAGGCGGGTGACAAGTTGTCGACGAAAGTCTCGGTGGTTCGTTTTATGGCCGGGAAAACGCGGCTCCTTCAAAAGGACACCTTTTCAGGCGTCATCCTTGATCAAATCGGCTTTGCCCGTCCTGATTCGCAAAATGTGGATGCCTTTGCGGAAGAGATAACAAAGGAACGCATTCCTGAAATGGATGGCGACATCCTCTTTTACTTTACGTATGAAACCGGTGACGGAGAAGGAACAAAGCAGGAGAAAGAATGGTTAAACGACCCCTTGTTTAAGAATCTGAAAGTGGTCAAAGCGGGCAACGTGCACAAAGTGGATGATGTGATCTGGAATACCGCAGGCGGCGTCATTGCAGCCAATTTATTCCTCGACGATCTGGAGAAATATTTTTTGGATAACAAGTAGATGGAGCTTCTCGAAAACGTCTGGCAAGGAAAAAGGGGCTGCCCCAAGTTGTAGACTTTTGGGTCAGCCCCTTCATGCTGCCTTGATTTCATGCTGCCTTCCCTTCATGCCGCCTTCAATCGAGTGATTGTGCACGCGAAATTTCGTCTTTTCGCCAGTTTCCTTTGCCTATCCAGAGTGTCGGTTTTCCTGTAGGACCTTTTGCCAGGGCAAAGGCGACAAAGCCGGCCTCAAAGCACATGGATAAACTGGGGATGTTGTCGATGGCGACGCGGCCGTAAAGCTTGCCCAAGTCTTTGAAGGCTTTGTCAACCATGCGGATGGCGACATTTTGGCGACGGTATTGGGGATGAACCACGATCAAAGATTCTTTTCGCCCGTAATCCGCGATGGCAACCAGGCCGACGAGGCGCCGTTCGTGCAGAGCCGCCAGAATGAGGTTGCCGTCATCTGACAAATGGGTTTCTTTCACCTGCCTGAGCCAGCGGATGCCACTGGCGGTAATCCGCCGTTCGCCGTATTTTTGGATAAACTGAATCATGGCCTTTCGTGCCTTTTTCAATTGTTCATGGTCAATTTTCCTGATGACAAACTCCATGTTGTTATCCCCTTTTTGTGAAGCCTGATAAGTAGCGGCAAAACTCGAAAAACCGCTTGATGGAGGTTTCCCGAATGTGAGGTTCGTCAAATTTCATCGGTTTGGCATTTGCCTCGAAGATCCATGGTTTTCCAGAACGGTCAATGCCGATGTCAATGGAAAGTTCGCCAAGAAGCTGGAAATGCCGCTCGAGCGATTGGGCGGTTTTCAACGCGACCTGACGCGTATGGCGATAAATGGCGCTGACGCTTTTTTCGCCAAACGCATGCCGCAGTGCGGTATCGGGATTCACAATGGATCCCCCTTGAGGGACATGGGTTGTAATGGCCTGTTTTCCGGATAATCTGGCCCCAATCCCGCTGACATCCCATTTCCCTTCCTGGTTCTTTTGCACGAGCACGCGCAGATCAAAGGGACGGCCCGCAAACGTGGCCAGCGGGATGGCTTGCTGAATGACATAAAGGCGGCTGGGAAGCGTGGCATCCACATAGCGCACCAGTTCCTCTTTGTGACGAAAGGTCTGGTGTTTTTGATGGCGATGTGTTTGGTGAGTCAGTTTCGTTCCGTAAGCGGTTTGTTCGATTTTGAAAAAGTGAATGCCCGCTTTTCCATGAATGGGCTTGAGGTAAAGGGTTGGATGACGTTTGGCCATCCGTTGCAGGGCAGCAGCTGAGTAAACGAGCGTTTCCGGGAGATAAGCGCCGATCTCGGGATCGGCGTGCAGCCATTGGTACAGATCCCATTTGTTGAAGAACGAAGGGTTGTACAAATGGATGGTCGGCTCTTGTTGCAACCGGGCCAAAACGTGACGCATTTCCGGCTTGCGCTCATCCTCCCGCCGCGGGATGCGGTTGTACACCACATCGGGAAACGGCATTTGCACCCTCATCCAGCGCCGTTGAATGGGATGATACTGATAGCCATGGATGATTTTACGGACATCATCGATTCCTTCAGGGGTAAATACATACACGATGCCGCCATATACATAGGAAGCTTTGCAGAGGTCCCGGAAATTTTGCCTGTTCCCGGAAAATCCCCCTTGTTTGCTCGCCGTGGTCAGAATGCCGATGATGGGTCCCACTTTCACTCCTTCCGGTGTCGTTTTGATGTACACCTTCTGGAGATGCGCGTCCGAGCCTTGAACAGGCCGTAACTGAAAGGTCTTTACCTCTCCTGAACTACCGAGCTGGCCGGTGACCCGGAAAAGGTGTTTGGCAAGCAGCGTGTTTTTTTCAACGTACAATGTATATTCCCGGTCGGCAGGAGTGGGATGAAGCCAGCCGACAAACGGTTCGGTCGCGATGGTTGTAAGCATCATGTCCCTCCTGTCAGGATTCTTTAAAACCGCTCAGATAGAGTGCGTAATCAACGATTGACCGTGCCGACTCCAGGGCGGCTGTTTTGAGCCAATGGCTTTTAAAAATGTGGCGTCCTGGTTTAGCGTTGATTTCGAATAACCACGGATTCCCATTGATATCAATGCCCATGTCCAATCCCAGTTCGCCGATGGGACCAGTTTCGCTGTTGGCCACTTCCTCTGCAAAAAGGATGGCCGTTTTTTTGAGAACATCCATGATTCCTTGCGCTTGTTCGGCAAAAGCGGATTTGAGGATCGCTTCTGCCGGCATGAAGCTGCCGCCTGTACGGACATGGGTGGTGATGCTGCGGGGGTGTCTTGCCACTTTCGCGCCAACGCCTACCACCTGCCACTCACCGTTGCCGTTGCGGTGCAGGTGAACACGAAAATCGACAGGGGCATGGTTGTATTGAATCAAAGAAATGGCCGGTTGAACCAGGTAACGGGAAGGCCCGATCGGGAACTCATGGAAGAGCCGGATGATGTTTGGAAAAATGCGGGAACGAATCGCGCCCTGCTGGTGGAAATGGCATTGGATGAGCCCGCTCTTTAATTGATGGGCGCGGATAATCCCAAGCCCCAGGCTGCCGTGGATCGGTTTGATGTAGACCGCTTGATAGCGGGACAACATTTCTTTGATGAGGGTCGGATGGGCCAGCGAAGTCTCCGGAAGGTATGGCCGGAGGGAAGGATTCTTGACCAGTCGCTTATAAATGTCCCATTTGTCGTAAAATCCCTGATTGAACACTTTGGCTCCCGGAAGATGGCGGAGTTTTTCCAGGCATAACCGCACATCGCGCCGTTTTTCGCTTTGGCGATTCGGAACCCGTTCGTAGATGACGTCTGGAAGAGGACACCTTTGGCGTTTCCAGGAAATCCGCCCTTTTCCCCCTTGATCCTTTTGCAACATGCTGGCCACGACCTGTTTTCGCGCCCAATCCACATCTGCCGGCCGGAAGAAGTAAAAGAGGGTGCCCTTGTCCAATCCCTCTTTGAGAAACGCAGTAAACATCGGCAAGCGGTAGGTACTCAAGAGGCCAATCACCGGCCCCAATTGAAGGCTGTGATTGCCGATGGCGCGAATGTGCAGTTTACCCGCCGGCAAACATAAGGAACGCGCCACTTCATGGCTGACGAACAGCTTGTCAATATGAGGAGAGAGGCGGACGTTGGCGACGCACTGAAGTTGCCCGAGTTTCAATATCACGCTTTGTTTCGGAGAAAGGTGAAACGCCTCGAGCAGCTCATGAGGCAACCAGATGTGACGGCCTTGCTCCCTGTGGATGGCGATGGGCTTGACGAATGTTTTCATTGTTTTCTTTTTCCCCCACCTTCAAAGCGTTTGGCCTTCAGGCAATAACAGGCGTAATCAATGATGTTTTGAACGGATTGATGTTGCACGTTTTGTTCGCCTGTCATGGCAAACAGGTTCCGCCCGGGTTTTGAATTCACTTCGATGATCCAGATGTCGCCTTTGCGATCGATCCCGATGTCGATTCCCAGTTCCAGCAAAGGACCGTGAACAGATTCCAGAGAAGGCGGGATCATTTGACTCAGCGCATCAATTTGTTGATGAATCACCTTCTCCCGATCCGGAAAATGGTGGCGGATAAAAGGAGCGAAGCGAAATCCTTTGCCACCGCCGTGCAAGTTGGAGGTCAAACCGCCGTGATTGCCTTGCCGGATGGCTTTGCCGACAACTTCCCATTCCCCTTGGCCGTTTTTTTGCGTGAGCACGCGGATGTCAAAAGGTTTTTGATCGGCAGTGTACAGGTGCAGGTATGGCTGGGCAATCCATCTGGAGAGGAGCAGTTGTTTACGGAGCCAGGAATAAAGTTGTTGATCCGACATCGCAGCGGAAAAAGGACGGTTTTTTGCATCCCGGCCCAACAGCCGGTACCATCCCGGATGGAGCTGCTGGACGCGAATCACTTTTTTGCCTGTACTTCCCCCGATCGGTTTAATGACGATATCCCGCTTCTTTTGAAGATATTCGAGCACTTCATTCACGTGATGGACCCGGCGGGTATCCGGCAGGTAAGGGCGGATGTGCGGAATGCGGGAGAGAATCTGATAAACCTCCCACTTTCCAGCCAATCCGTATCCGAGAAATCGCGTGTTTGGCAAACGTTGCAATCGCTTGATGAAAGGGGTATATTCCCTGTAGTGAGCGGAAGAGAGATAGAAGCACCGATCGTAAATCAATTCGGGTGGGGGCGCAACGATGGGATTCCAGGATTTGGAATGTTCCGCCCAATAATACCCGCGGACCCGTTTTTCCCTCAGGCGCAGGGATTTTGGCGAGAAAACAAGGACGAGAATGTTTTCTTTTGCAGCCAGTGTGGATAATTTACGAAAAAAAGAGTCTTCCATATAAGGCGGTTTTGCTTGACAGGTGAGGATTCCCAACGTGTGTGAATGGTTCATACATTGAATCCCCTTTTTCGGCGTGGTCGCTTTGTATGCCGTTTGTACACCGGTGATCTTTCATTACAAGGTAAATCGGTGTCTTGCGTTGCGTTGTTGTTCGGTGGCGTACTGGACGTAGTGCAACAAATTGCGTACAGAGGGACGGTTGGAATCTTTGCCCAGCATGCTGTTTTCATTTTTGGAGGGTTTGGCATTGACTTCGAGAAGCCAGAGGTTGCCGTGGATATCCAACGCAATGTCCACCCCGAATTCCGCAAACGTGCCCTCCAGTTGGGCCTCCAGTTCCTGTGCGATCAGAATGGCTAACTGACGCAAGCGGTGTTGCGTTTTCTCAACGGAGTGTTGTGTCAGGTGGGGCAGGATGCTTTTGACGCTGTAAATGTTTCCGCCCCGTGCGACGTTGGTGACCACCGTGTTTTCCCTTGCGGCACGTGCCACCATCGACGTGACGCGCCAATTGCCCGTGCCGTTCTTTTGCACCAGGATGCGAAAATCGACAGGACGTTTCGCCCAGCTGGCCAGTTTCAGTCCTTCTTGGATCAAATAGTCCTGACGGGTGGTTCGCGGTTTGAGAAATTGGAGAAGCTGACCGTAGTTTTTAAACTTTTTGATCACATTCCCGCTTACCGTAGCATATTGACAGGTGATATGACGGGAATGGCGAACAAGTCGTATCACACCCCGGCCCAGGCTTCCATCGGCCGGTTTGAGGTAGATGGTATTGTATTTTTTTAACATCTCATTCAAATCGGCTTCTGTATAGGGCCGTGTTTCCGGTAGGTAATGTCTTAGTTTTTCCGATTTGAACAGGTGTTGGTGGACTTGCCACTTGTTGAGAAATTGGGTGTTGAAAAGGTGGCAGGTTTGGTTTAGGAAGCGCAAAGCGGCCTGGGTTGCCTGCGCTTGTTCGACAGTGCGGGAGGAGATCCGGTTGTAGCAGACGTCGGGAATCGGAAATTCACTTGCTTGCCAGGTGCGGTTGAGAAGATGCCAGCCGGTAATTTGCTGCTTTTCCGGATTGACCCCGTCAGGACTGGCTACGAAAACCAGCGTTCCTCTTTTTTTCCCGTATCGTGTCACCTCTTCAATAAATGGAGACAAAAATTTTATTGGCCCGTCTGTGGGTTTTTCGATTGGATCGACAAGGATGCAGAACAAGGGACCGAGAAACAGGGTATTTGCCCTTGGGTTGTAGCTGATGTTGAGCTGAATGCCATCCGGCAGGCAGAGGTGGCTTGCCGTGGCGGCGTCGACGATTAGAATGAACTGGTTGTGATGATGGTTCGTCTTTACGCGCACCCTTGTTTTGCGCTTGCCACATACCAGTGCGGGAGTAGATCCCGGTATCAGTTTCAAGCGATTCAGCAGTTTGGGGTTGATGCTCAGGACACCGGTAAGTGAATGCTCTGGGTTTGACTTGGTTTGGACGGTTACTTTAACAGGTTTTGATTGGGAGACGGATGTCACGTCGATTCCTCCCAGGACCCGTTTGGCTCTTGCCAACCGTGATCCACGTCTTGAATGGACAGGTGTCCATGTCTTTGTTATGGAGTATTGTATGAAGGAGTGTCGGGCTTGGTGCATTTGGCACAGTTAGGATGGGCCATCATCATCAGTGTTGTCTTGGGAGCCCTGATTGGGGGGTTGACCAATTTTTTGGCGATTGTGATGCTTTTCCGGCCGCATCGGCCATGGAAAATCGGAGGCTGGAATGTCCCGTTTACACCGGGACTTATCCCAAAACGCCGGGAGGAGTTGGCCAGACAACTGGGGCATGTGGTGGAGGAATACCTGTTTACCTCGGAGGGGATGGTCCGGCTGATCCGGAACGGGGAGGTCCCTTATCGCATCAGTCGGATCCTGATGGAACGGCTTAAGAAATGGTCAGCATCGGAGCTGACCGTCGCGGAGTGTATCGATGCATGGAGCCGGTATGTTCCGCTGCCCTCGACACCTTCTGCATCTGTCAAAGGTACCGATTGGCATGCTTTGCTCGGACGGCTGCTGGAGCAGCCGCTCAAATCGTTGCAGGGAAAAAATCTGGAAGCAATATTGGGCAAAGAATGCTGCTCATGGGTTCGTGACCAGATTCCGCGGTTTTCACAAGTGCTGCTTGCACGGCTGAGCGAGAGGTTGAGCAGCCTTTCCGGCAAACGATGGCTGATGCACCTAATCCAGGATTTTGTCCGCACCAGCCTTCGGGGTGGCAGGATGTGGAATACCCTGGCGTCTCTGGTTTTGGATGAAGAACGTCTCGCCAGTTGGATGCAGCACCGTTTTATGGAATGGCTTGCGCAACCTGGAACCAAGGAGCAGTTGGACAGGCTCTTGCAACAGCAATGGGATAAGCTGTCGAAAAAGCCGCTTGGCGATTTGCGGGAGGTGCTGGGAAAAGAAGAATGCCGCCATTGCCTGGACAAATTGCTGCGGTTCTTTCTGGATGGGGAGCGGCTTCGTCAGATTCCCGTAAAAGAACTGTTGCGGCCTTTTTGCTCTGAGCCATGGGAACTGTGGCTGCGGCAGTGGCTGAAGGAGTCGGAAGATCGGCTGATTCAGCTCCTCCCCGCCATTTTCCGCCGGCTGCAGATTGCCCGGGTGGTGGAACAGCAGGTGCTGGAATATCCATTGTCCCAGCTGGAGGCCTTGATTTTGCAGGTCGCATCGCGCGAGCTGAAAATGATTACTTGGCTCGGGGCGCTGATTGGCGGGCTGGTGGGGTTGGTGCAGGGGGTTTGGATGTATGTGGTGATCGGTTAGCACGGTTTTAGGCGGGGAAAAACTGAGAACGATTTGTAATCCCTGTGTTACGGTTTTGTAATCTTTAGCCGCTACAATAAGAACCAGTAAAACCCCCTTTTAAATATAGATGATGCGCAGGCAGTCGGTGGACTGCCCTTTTTTTTGTGTACTATAATTGTGTACTATAATGGCTATTACAGGAATTATTACAGGAATGTCGCGAGGA contains:
- a CDS encoding iron ABC transporter: MLQTVSSKLFGFICCIALLVVFILSSILFGLTDISWKTALEAFTRYNGSNEHVIIQTARVPRALIAAAVGASLAMAGAIMQALTRNPLASPGILGINAGAAFFIVAAATFFSISSIGSFVWIAFLGAGTAAVLVFFLGSVGREGLTPIKLTLAGAALAALLASLTQGLLAVNEKAAEEVLFWLTGSVEGRKLEYLWAVFPYLAAGWLVAFLLAKPINLLIMGEDVAKGLGQRTLLVKLLGLLTVTVLAGGFVAIAGPIGFIGLMIPHLARALVGIDYRWIIPYAGLLGAILLLSADILARFVIMPKEVPVGVMTAFIGVPFFIYIARRGGGQ